A single genomic interval of Xiphophorus couchianus chromosome 2, X_couchianus-1.0, whole genome shotgun sequence harbors:
- the ripor1 gene encoding rho family-interacting cell polarization regulator 1 isoform X1: MYSGYGGSPSRTLSTMSLSVRPVRRITSRSITRSQSFTGVNTQERPYRNLSVFSTPGISRKSSRASGLFTMSTKANPPPKVPQPERLDEVYNALKRGLQSYLHVYQMDLENINRQIRMSKRNSRLGFLYELDKQVRVIERYITKLEFHLSKVEEFYEAYCLQRKLRDGAHKIVKAYTANPGSKEAKESLGEASKGYKECTENMCVMENDFENQLGEFHIRLKGLAGFARLCAGDQYEIFMKYGRQRWKLRGRIEINGKQVWDSEETVFLPLINEFLSVKVTELKSLANHVVVGNVSCEMKDLFAPLTQVVAVDINDLGTLKLSLEVTWNPFDKDDQAGLVNKTPTVSSNILRQPGTPPVRSQPFPIPDDSPDGEVKEPPWSISDSSDDSAGRQSSVPVEPSSPLLMGGLRTSGTEPASFSSHQPEVHYSPPPTEIPNGSSTLKASNIQFAYVGDIPRMMEEEPVTNGLLEELDLVGTISPSPVHGQSYARSLSHISESSTDGFVDSSVGDSGDVTSLMSGISINDIEIPRRTSEPASSSLMHTDIPPSLCVVEEIPNASPIPDPLIHPHEESFFPQVERDEPNRFYPDLEYTNPSTTSRNGTYRAQKVLVTEDRPCVGASWLPGGSDSVVDSELEDALEILLSSLDDYRGQFPELQTLEQNLRLLQVTLKGTSHSRSASLASLSVESALGSFDFLSDCEEEEEKMSNRKMRNGRQEHGDWDSPPLLHSPLTTSCATLDSSLVVHLKNCTTQLLRLGTFGPLCCGEMYALDKLLRETRVFEIILRIVRDNPNQPRQPAEVIPELGHCFGALSLWEQSTECGTVYCVSVENFLSTLSTSYSSMAHGGADAVFLCLVEQILDQRLPRRGNTGKGIITVFQLWSYLESNGISDIEMHIAELAEEVFLVLSLRSTDLDVIINTLRRPPERNLRRGELHAVAKLLKDPRGKVSTSASSLLRGLTAQPTQREQALVHCLELLEDEDIDTRVCGCKALACLKAKESIEQLVYICQTDKEDVRDAAKQALLTLGEEGKMAYRHVEISQDSLPRLFAPGSMASTAF; this comes from the exons ATGTACAGTGGATATGGAG GGAGTCCATCACGAACTCTGTCCACCATGTCGCTGTCTGTCCGTCCAGTCAGACGCATCACATCCAGGTCCATCACTAGGAGCCAGAGCTTCACTGGAGTTAACACACAGGAGAGGCCTTACAG GAACCTCTCAGTGTTCAGCACTCCTGGTATCAGCAGGAAGTCCAGCCGAGCGAGTGGACTCTTCACTATGTCTACCAAAGCCAACCCACCACCGAAAGTTCCTCAACCAGAGCGGCTGGATGAGGTCTACAATGCTCTGAAAAGAGGGCTCCA ATCTTACCTGCATGTTTACCAAATGGATCTGGAAAACATCAACAGACAGATTAGAATGTCTAAGAGAAACTCCAGACTG ggTTTCCTTTATGAGTTAGATAAG CAAGTTAGGGTGATTGAGCGGTACATCACAAAGCTGGAGTTTCATCTCAGTAAG GTTGAGGAGTTTTATGAAGCCTATTGCCTGCAGAGGAAACTGAGAGATGGAGCACACAAGATAGTGAAGGCATACACAGCCAACCCAGGAAGCAAGGAGGCCAAGGAGAGCCTGGGAGAGGCTTCTAAAGGATACAAGGAATGCACGGAG AATATGTGTGTGATGGAAAATGACTTTGAGAACCAGCTTGGAGAATTCCACATCAGATTGAAAG gTCTTGCAGGATTTGCCAGGTTGTGTGCAGGGGATCAGTATGAG ATCTTTATGAAGTATGGCCGACAGCGATGGAAACTGCGGGGAAGGATAGAAATCAACGGCAAGCAGGTGTGGGACAGTGAAGAGACGGTGTTTCTCCCTCTCATTAATGAGTTCCTCTCTGTGAAG GTGACAGAACTGAAGAGCTTAGCCAATCACGTGGTCGTAGGGAATGTTTCCTGTGAAATGAAAGACCTGTTTGCTCCACTCACCCAGGTGGTTGCTGTGGATATAAATGATCTTGGCACTCTTAAACTTAGCCTTGAAGTTACCTGGAA TCCATTTGATAAAGATGACCAGGCTGGTCTTGTCAACAAAACACCAACAGTTTCATCAAACATCCTCAGACAACCAGGGACACCACCCGTACGCAGTCAACCCTTCCCT ATTCCTGACGACAGTCCAGATGGGGAAGTAAAAGAGCCGCCCTGGTCAATCTCAGACTCATCTGATGACTCCGCCGGCCGTCAGTCGTCTGTGCCGGTGGAACCCAGCTCTCCACTTCTCATG GGTGGGTTAAGGACCTCAGGAACTGAACCTGCATCATTTTCTTCTCATCAGCCCGAGGTTCACTATTCTCCTCCTCCTACTGAGATTCCCAATGGGAGTTCCACTTTAAAGGCTTCCAACATCCAATTTGCATATGTAGGCGACATCCCCAg GATGATGGAAGAGGAACCAGTAACAAATGGCCTTCTTGAGGAGCTGGATTTGGTGGGAACCATCAGCCCCAGCCCAGTACACGGGCAGTCTTACGCTCGCTCTCTGAGTCACATCAGTGAGAGTAGCACCGATGGGTTTGTGGATTCATCAGTTGGTGATTCAGGAGATGTAACCTCTCTGATGTCTGGGATCTCTATAAATGACATAGAGATCCCCCGTAGAACATCTGAACCAGCAAGCTCCTCCCTCATGCACACTGACATTCCACCAAGCCTCTGTGTTGTGGAGGAAATCCCAAATGCCAGTCCCATTCCTGACCCACTCATTCATCCACATGAAGAATCCTTTTTTCCCCAGGTTGAGAGGGATGAGCCAAACAGATTTTATCCTGACTTAGAGTACACAAACCCATCCACAACCAGCAGAAATGGGACCTACAGAGCTCAAAAAGTGCTGGTGACAGAGGACAGGCCATGTGTGGGAGCAAGTTGGTTACCTGGAGGGAGTGACAGTGTGGTGGACAGTGAGCTGGAGGATGCCCTGGAaattcttctttcctctctggATGATTATAGAGGACAGTTTCCTGAGTTGCAAACACTTGAACAAAACCTAAGGCTCCTGCAGGTAACTCTGAAG gggacCAGTCACAGCCGTTCAGCCAGCTTGGCCAGCCTCTCAGTGGAATCAGCTTTGGGCAGCTTTGACTTTCTATCTGactgtgaggaagaggaggagaagatgaGTAACAGGAAGATGAGGAATGGCAG ACAAGAGCATGGGGACTGGGACAGTCCTCCCCTCCTCCATTCACCTCTCACCACCAGCTGTGCCACTCTGGACTCCTCCCTGGTGGTCCATCTGAAGAACTGCACTACACAGCTTTTG CGTCTTGGCACGTTTGGTCCCCTGTGCTGTGGAGAGATGTACGCCTTAGACAAACTGCTGAGAGAGACACGTGTCTTTGAAATCATCCTTCGAATCGTTAGGGACAACCCCAACCAGCCCAGGCAGCCTGCTGAAG TGATACCAGAGCTGGGCCACTGCTTCGGTGCCCTGTCCCTCTGGGAGCAGAGTACAGAGTGCGGCACTGTGTACTGTGTCTCTGTTGAGAACTTTCTCTCCACTTTGTCTACATCATACTCCAGCATGGCTCATGGAGGGGCTGATGCAG TGTTCTTATGCCTGGTTGAGCAAATTTTGGATCAGAGGTTACCACGACGAGGCAACACAGGCAAAGGAATTATCacagtgtttcagctgtggaGTTACTTGGAGTCTAACGGGATCAGTGACATTGAGATGCACATCGCTGAGCTAGCAGAAGAGG TGTTCCTGGTGCTGAGCCTCAGATCAACTGACCTGGATGTAATTATAAATACTTTGAGACGGCCTCCTGAGCGCAACCTGAGGAGAGGAGAGCTCCATGCTGTTGCCAAGTTATTGAAAGATCCACGAGGCAAAGTGTCAACATCTGCCAGCTCTTTACTGAGAGGCCTGACTGCTCAGCCCACACAGAGAGAACag GCTTTGGTGCACTGCTTGGAGCTGCTGGAAGATGAAGACATAGACACCAGAGTGTGTGGATGCAAAGCTTTGGCATGTCTCAAG GCCAAAGAAAGCATTGAGCAGCTGGTGTATATTTGTCAGACAGACAAGGAAGATGTCCGAGATGCTGCCAAACAAGCACTGCTGACACTGG GTGAGGAAGGAAAGATGGCCTACAGACACGTGGAAATATCTCAGGACAGCTTGCCGAGACTCTTTGCTCCAGGAAGCATGGCCAGCACAGCCTTCTGA
- the ripor1 gene encoding rho family-interacting cell polarization regulator 1 isoform X3: MYSGYGGSPSRTLSTMSLSVRPVRRITSRSITRSQSFTGVNTQERPYRNLSVFSTPGISRKSSRASGLFTMSTKANPPPKVPQPERLDEVYNALKRGLQSYLHVYQMDLENINRQIRMSKRNSRLGFLYELDKQVRVIERYITKLEFHLSKVEEFYEAYCLQRKLRDGAHKIVKAYTANPGSKEAKESLGEASKGYKECTENMCVMENDFENQLGEFHIRLKGLAGFARLCAGDQYEIFMKYGRQRWKLRGRIEINGKQVWDSEETVFLPLINEFLSVKVTELKSLANHVVVGNVSCEMKDLFAPLTQVVAVDINDLGTLKLSLEVTWNPFDKDDQAGLVNKTPTVSSNILRQPGTPPVRSQPFPIPDDSPDGEVKEPPWSISDSSDDSAGRQSSVPVEPSSPLLMPEVHYSPPPTEIPNGSSTLKASNIQFAYVGDIPRMMEEEPVTNGLLEELDLVGTISPSPVHGQSYARSLSHISESSTDGFVDSSVGDSGDVTSLMSGISINDIEIPRRTSEPASSSLMHTDIPPSLCVVEEIPNASPIPDPLIHPHEESFFPQVERDEPNRFYPDLEYTNPSTTSRNGTYRAQKVLVTEDRPCVGASWLPGGSDSVVDSELEDALEILLSSLDDYRGQFPELQTLEQNLRLLQVTLKGTSHSRSASLASLSVESALGSFDFLSDCEEEEEKMSNRKMRNGRQEHGDWDSPPLLHSPLTTSCATLDSSLVVHLKNCTTQLLRLGTFGPLCCGEMYALDKLLRETRVFEIILRIVRDNPNQPRQPAEVIPELGHCFGALSLWEQSTECGTVYCVSVENFLSTLSTSYSSMAHGGADAVFLCLVEQILDQRLPRRGNTGKGIITVFQLWSYLESNGISDIEMHIAELAEEVFLVLSLRSTDLDVIINTLRRPPERNLRRGELHAVAKLLKDPRGKVSTSASSLLRGLTAQPTQREQALVHCLELLEDEDIDTRVCGCKALACLKAKESIEQLVYICQTDKEDVRDAAKQALLTLGEEGKMAYRHVEISQDSLPRLFAPGSMASTAF, encoded by the exons ATGTACAGTGGATATGGAG GGAGTCCATCACGAACTCTGTCCACCATGTCGCTGTCTGTCCGTCCAGTCAGACGCATCACATCCAGGTCCATCACTAGGAGCCAGAGCTTCACTGGAGTTAACACACAGGAGAGGCCTTACAG GAACCTCTCAGTGTTCAGCACTCCTGGTATCAGCAGGAAGTCCAGCCGAGCGAGTGGACTCTTCACTATGTCTACCAAAGCCAACCCACCACCGAAAGTTCCTCAACCAGAGCGGCTGGATGAGGTCTACAATGCTCTGAAAAGAGGGCTCCA ATCTTACCTGCATGTTTACCAAATGGATCTGGAAAACATCAACAGACAGATTAGAATGTCTAAGAGAAACTCCAGACTG ggTTTCCTTTATGAGTTAGATAAG CAAGTTAGGGTGATTGAGCGGTACATCACAAAGCTGGAGTTTCATCTCAGTAAG GTTGAGGAGTTTTATGAAGCCTATTGCCTGCAGAGGAAACTGAGAGATGGAGCACACAAGATAGTGAAGGCATACACAGCCAACCCAGGAAGCAAGGAGGCCAAGGAGAGCCTGGGAGAGGCTTCTAAAGGATACAAGGAATGCACGGAG AATATGTGTGTGATGGAAAATGACTTTGAGAACCAGCTTGGAGAATTCCACATCAGATTGAAAG gTCTTGCAGGATTTGCCAGGTTGTGTGCAGGGGATCAGTATGAG ATCTTTATGAAGTATGGCCGACAGCGATGGAAACTGCGGGGAAGGATAGAAATCAACGGCAAGCAGGTGTGGGACAGTGAAGAGACGGTGTTTCTCCCTCTCATTAATGAGTTCCTCTCTGTGAAG GTGACAGAACTGAAGAGCTTAGCCAATCACGTGGTCGTAGGGAATGTTTCCTGTGAAATGAAAGACCTGTTTGCTCCACTCACCCAGGTGGTTGCTGTGGATATAAATGATCTTGGCACTCTTAAACTTAGCCTTGAAGTTACCTGGAA TCCATTTGATAAAGATGACCAGGCTGGTCTTGTCAACAAAACACCAACAGTTTCATCAAACATCCTCAGACAACCAGGGACACCACCCGTACGCAGTCAACCCTTCCCT ATTCCTGACGACAGTCCAGATGGGGAAGTAAAAGAGCCGCCCTGGTCAATCTCAGACTCATCTGATGACTCCGCCGGCCGTCAGTCGTCTGTGCCGGTGGAACCCAGCTCTCCACTTCTCATG CCCGAGGTTCACTATTCTCCTCCTCCTACTGAGATTCCCAATGGGAGTTCCACTTTAAAGGCTTCCAACATCCAATTTGCATATGTAGGCGACATCCCCAg GATGATGGAAGAGGAACCAGTAACAAATGGCCTTCTTGAGGAGCTGGATTTGGTGGGAACCATCAGCCCCAGCCCAGTACACGGGCAGTCTTACGCTCGCTCTCTGAGTCACATCAGTGAGAGTAGCACCGATGGGTTTGTGGATTCATCAGTTGGTGATTCAGGAGATGTAACCTCTCTGATGTCTGGGATCTCTATAAATGACATAGAGATCCCCCGTAGAACATCTGAACCAGCAAGCTCCTCCCTCATGCACACTGACATTCCACCAAGCCTCTGTGTTGTGGAGGAAATCCCAAATGCCAGTCCCATTCCTGACCCACTCATTCATCCACATGAAGAATCCTTTTTTCCCCAGGTTGAGAGGGATGAGCCAAACAGATTTTATCCTGACTTAGAGTACACAAACCCATCCACAACCAGCAGAAATGGGACCTACAGAGCTCAAAAAGTGCTGGTGACAGAGGACAGGCCATGTGTGGGAGCAAGTTGGTTACCTGGAGGGAGTGACAGTGTGGTGGACAGTGAGCTGGAGGATGCCCTGGAaattcttctttcctctctggATGATTATAGAGGACAGTTTCCTGAGTTGCAAACACTTGAACAAAACCTAAGGCTCCTGCAGGTAACTCTGAAG gggacCAGTCACAGCCGTTCAGCCAGCTTGGCCAGCCTCTCAGTGGAATCAGCTTTGGGCAGCTTTGACTTTCTATCTGactgtgaggaagaggaggagaagatgaGTAACAGGAAGATGAGGAATGGCAG ACAAGAGCATGGGGACTGGGACAGTCCTCCCCTCCTCCATTCACCTCTCACCACCAGCTGTGCCACTCTGGACTCCTCCCTGGTGGTCCATCTGAAGAACTGCACTACACAGCTTTTG CGTCTTGGCACGTTTGGTCCCCTGTGCTGTGGAGAGATGTACGCCTTAGACAAACTGCTGAGAGAGACACGTGTCTTTGAAATCATCCTTCGAATCGTTAGGGACAACCCCAACCAGCCCAGGCAGCCTGCTGAAG TGATACCAGAGCTGGGCCACTGCTTCGGTGCCCTGTCCCTCTGGGAGCAGAGTACAGAGTGCGGCACTGTGTACTGTGTCTCTGTTGAGAACTTTCTCTCCACTTTGTCTACATCATACTCCAGCATGGCTCATGGAGGGGCTGATGCAG TGTTCTTATGCCTGGTTGAGCAAATTTTGGATCAGAGGTTACCACGACGAGGCAACACAGGCAAAGGAATTATCacagtgtttcagctgtggaGTTACTTGGAGTCTAACGGGATCAGTGACATTGAGATGCACATCGCTGAGCTAGCAGAAGAGG TGTTCCTGGTGCTGAGCCTCAGATCAACTGACCTGGATGTAATTATAAATACTTTGAGACGGCCTCCTGAGCGCAACCTGAGGAGAGGAGAGCTCCATGCTGTTGCCAAGTTATTGAAAGATCCACGAGGCAAAGTGTCAACATCTGCCAGCTCTTTACTGAGAGGCCTGACTGCTCAGCCCACACAGAGAGAACag GCTTTGGTGCACTGCTTGGAGCTGCTGGAAGATGAAGACATAGACACCAGAGTGTGTGGATGCAAAGCTTTGGCATGTCTCAAG GCCAAAGAAAGCATTGAGCAGCTGGTGTATATTTGTCAGACAGACAAGGAAGATGTCCGAGATGCTGCCAAACAAGCACTGCTGACACTGG GTGAGGAAGGAAAGATGGCCTACAGACACGTGGAAATATCTCAGGACAGCTTGCCGAGACTCTTTGCTCCAGGAAGCATGGCCAGCACAGCCTTCTGA
- the ripor1 gene encoding rho family-interacting cell polarization regulator 1 isoform X2 — MSLSVRPVRRITSRSITRSQSFTGVNTQERPYRNLSVFSTPGISRKSSRASGLFTMSTKANPPPKVPQPERLDEVYNALKRGLQSYLHVYQMDLENINRQIRMSKRNSRLGFLYELDKQVRVIERYITKLEFHLSKVEEFYEAYCLQRKLRDGAHKIVKAYTANPGSKEAKESLGEASKGYKECTENMCVMENDFENQLGEFHIRLKGLAGFARLCAGDQYEIFMKYGRQRWKLRGRIEINGKQVWDSEETVFLPLINEFLSVKVTELKSLANHVVVGNVSCEMKDLFAPLTQVVAVDINDLGTLKLSLEVTWNPFDKDDQAGLVNKTPTVSSNILRQPGTPPVRSQPFPIPDDSPDGEVKEPPWSISDSSDDSAGRQSSVPVEPSSPLLMGGLRTSGTEPASFSSHQPEVHYSPPPTEIPNGSSTLKASNIQFAYVGDIPRMMEEEPVTNGLLEELDLVGTISPSPVHGQSYARSLSHISESSTDGFVDSSVGDSGDVTSLMSGISINDIEIPRRTSEPASSSLMHTDIPPSLCVVEEIPNASPIPDPLIHPHEESFFPQVERDEPNRFYPDLEYTNPSTTSRNGTYRAQKVLVTEDRPCVGASWLPGGSDSVVDSELEDALEILLSSLDDYRGQFPELQTLEQNLRLLQVTLKGTSHSRSASLASLSVESALGSFDFLSDCEEEEEKMSNRKMRNGRQEHGDWDSPPLLHSPLTTSCATLDSSLVVHLKNCTTQLLRLGTFGPLCCGEMYALDKLLRETRVFEIILRIVRDNPNQPRQPAEVIPELGHCFGALSLWEQSTECGTVYCVSVENFLSTLSTSYSSMAHGGADAVFLCLVEQILDQRLPRRGNTGKGIITVFQLWSYLESNGISDIEMHIAELAEEVFLVLSLRSTDLDVIINTLRRPPERNLRRGELHAVAKLLKDPRGKVSTSASSLLRGLTAQPTQREQALVHCLELLEDEDIDTRVCGCKALACLKAKESIEQLVYICQTDKEDVRDAAKQALLTLGEEGKMAYRHVEISQDSLPRLFAPGSMASTAF; from the exons ATGTCGCTGTCTGTCCGTCCAGTCAGACGCATCACATCCAGGTCCATCACTAGGAGCCAGAGCTTCACTGGAGTTAACACACAGGAGAGGCCTTACAG GAACCTCTCAGTGTTCAGCACTCCTGGTATCAGCAGGAAGTCCAGCCGAGCGAGTGGACTCTTCACTATGTCTACCAAAGCCAACCCACCACCGAAAGTTCCTCAACCAGAGCGGCTGGATGAGGTCTACAATGCTCTGAAAAGAGGGCTCCA ATCTTACCTGCATGTTTACCAAATGGATCTGGAAAACATCAACAGACAGATTAGAATGTCTAAGAGAAACTCCAGACTG ggTTTCCTTTATGAGTTAGATAAG CAAGTTAGGGTGATTGAGCGGTACATCACAAAGCTGGAGTTTCATCTCAGTAAG GTTGAGGAGTTTTATGAAGCCTATTGCCTGCAGAGGAAACTGAGAGATGGAGCACACAAGATAGTGAAGGCATACACAGCCAACCCAGGAAGCAAGGAGGCCAAGGAGAGCCTGGGAGAGGCTTCTAAAGGATACAAGGAATGCACGGAG AATATGTGTGTGATGGAAAATGACTTTGAGAACCAGCTTGGAGAATTCCACATCAGATTGAAAG gTCTTGCAGGATTTGCCAGGTTGTGTGCAGGGGATCAGTATGAG ATCTTTATGAAGTATGGCCGACAGCGATGGAAACTGCGGGGAAGGATAGAAATCAACGGCAAGCAGGTGTGGGACAGTGAAGAGACGGTGTTTCTCCCTCTCATTAATGAGTTCCTCTCTGTGAAG GTGACAGAACTGAAGAGCTTAGCCAATCACGTGGTCGTAGGGAATGTTTCCTGTGAAATGAAAGACCTGTTTGCTCCACTCACCCAGGTGGTTGCTGTGGATATAAATGATCTTGGCACTCTTAAACTTAGCCTTGAAGTTACCTGGAA TCCATTTGATAAAGATGACCAGGCTGGTCTTGTCAACAAAACACCAACAGTTTCATCAAACATCCTCAGACAACCAGGGACACCACCCGTACGCAGTCAACCCTTCCCT ATTCCTGACGACAGTCCAGATGGGGAAGTAAAAGAGCCGCCCTGGTCAATCTCAGACTCATCTGATGACTCCGCCGGCCGTCAGTCGTCTGTGCCGGTGGAACCCAGCTCTCCACTTCTCATG GGTGGGTTAAGGACCTCAGGAACTGAACCTGCATCATTTTCTTCTCATCAGCCCGAGGTTCACTATTCTCCTCCTCCTACTGAGATTCCCAATGGGAGTTCCACTTTAAAGGCTTCCAACATCCAATTTGCATATGTAGGCGACATCCCCAg GATGATGGAAGAGGAACCAGTAACAAATGGCCTTCTTGAGGAGCTGGATTTGGTGGGAACCATCAGCCCCAGCCCAGTACACGGGCAGTCTTACGCTCGCTCTCTGAGTCACATCAGTGAGAGTAGCACCGATGGGTTTGTGGATTCATCAGTTGGTGATTCAGGAGATGTAACCTCTCTGATGTCTGGGATCTCTATAAATGACATAGAGATCCCCCGTAGAACATCTGAACCAGCAAGCTCCTCCCTCATGCACACTGACATTCCACCAAGCCTCTGTGTTGTGGAGGAAATCCCAAATGCCAGTCCCATTCCTGACCCACTCATTCATCCACATGAAGAATCCTTTTTTCCCCAGGTTGAGAGGGATGAGCCAAACAGATTTTATCCTGACTTAGAGTACACAAACCCATCCACAACCAGCAGAAATGGGACCTACAGAGCTCAAAAAGTGCTGGTGACAGAGGACAGGCCATGTGTGGGAGCAAGTTGGTTACCTGGAGGGAGTGACAGTGTGGTGGACAGTGAGCTGGAGGATGCCCTGGAaattcttctttcctctctggATGATTATAGAGGACAGTTTCCTGAGTTGCAAACACTTGAACAAAACCTAAGGCTCCTGCAGGTAACTCTGAAG gggacCAGTCACAGCCGTTCAGCCAGCTTGGCCAGCCTCTCAGTGGAATCAGCTTTGGGCAGCTTTGACTTTCTATCTGactgtgaggaagaggaggagaagatgaGTAACAGGAAGATGAGGAATGGCAG ACAAGAGCATGGGGACTGGGACAGTCCTCCCCTCCTCCATTCACCTCTCACCACCAGCTGTGCCACTCTGGACTCCTCCCTGGTGGTCCATCTGAAGAACTGCACTACACAGCTTTTG CGTCTTGGCACGTTTGGTCCCCTGTGCTGTGGAGAGATGTACGCCTTAGACAAACTGCTGAGAGAGACACGTGTCTTTGAAATCATCCTTCGAATCGTTAGGGACAACCCCAACCAGCCCAGGCAGCCTGCTGAAG TGATACCAGAGCTGGGCCACTGCTTCGGTGCCCTGTCCCTCTGGGAGCAGAGTACAGAGTGCGGCACTGTGTACTGTGTCTCTGTTGAGAACTTTCTCTCCACTTTGTCTACATCATACTCCAGCATGGCTCATGGAGGGGCTGATGCAG TGTTCTTATGCCTGGTTGAGCAAATTTTGGATCAGAGGTTACCACGACGAGGCAACACAGGCAAAGGAATTATCacagtgtttcagctgtggaGTTACTTGGAGTCTAACGGGATCAGTGACATTGAGATGCACATCGCTGAGCTAGCAGAAGAGG TGTTCCTGGTGCTGAGCCTCAGATCAACTGACCTGGATGTAATTATAAATACTTTGAGACGGCCTCCTGAGCGCAACCTGAGGAGAGGAGAGCTCCATGCTGTTGCCAAGTTATTGAAAGATCCACGAGGCAAAGTGTCAACATCTGCCAGCTCTTTACTGAGAGGCCTGACTGCTCAGCCCACACAGAGAGAACag GCTTTGGTGCACTGCTTGGAGCTGCTGGAAGATGAAGACATAGACACCAGAGTGTGTGGATGCAAAGCTTTGGCATGTCTCAAG GCCAAAGAAAGCATTGAGCAGCTGGTGTATATTTGTCAGACAGACAAGGAAGATGTCCGAGATGCTGCCAAACAAGCACTGCTGACACTGG GTGAGGAAGGAAAGATGGCCTACAGACACGTGGAAATATCTCAGGACAGCTTGCCGAGACTCTTTGCTCCAGGAAGCATGGCCAGCACAGCCTTCTGA